In one Gadus morhua chromosome 7, gadMor3.0, whole genome shotgun sequence genomic region, the following are encoded:
- the LOC115547963 gene encoding LOW QUALITY PROTEIN: zinc finger protein 121-like (The sequence of the model RefSeq protein was modified relative to this genomic sequence to represent the inferred CDS: inserted 1 base in 1 codon) encodes MLTNMSLCCPTLEEQLSSIIDVLAKAAVSEISQLFSEGSATLRLQITRSLKENKALRMRMKVMRSELFSLRLQTRSNASCAAIRLALVRANTCKPEIKSLGNDDCSDFGDRSTQRDAISETLYTPGSSHMSSHSEELRILSVYGKGEGPLALDGNGTLFNLSELEALNSLSADHSVAKSLERGEELVHREELTVQQQTPDTILIKDEEDIGGGMPAVENCAEFGDCSTQHSATLDSLHVDAPGSSHMSSDNMELRILSVFGKGEDPLAVDGHDNLFTAFGPEALSSLSVEHSVAKSLERGEQLVHCEELTGHRGGGKDRPGVLSGEVCCHFHNGEKPYECDQCTKRFQLKGSLKIHMRTHSGEKPYSCDQCVKRFSQSSHLKIHMRTHSGEKPYRCDQCVKSFSQTSDLKVHMRTHSGEKPYRCDQCLKHFSTSSYLKSHMKIHSGEKPYRCDQCSRRFKLKGSLKIHMRTHSGEKPYSCDQCVKRFSQSSHLKIHMRTHSGEKPYRCDQCVKSFRQTSDLKVHMRTHSGEKPYRCDQCSRRFRRSSHLKSHMRTHSREKPYRCDQCVKCFGQTSDLKVHMRTHSGXKPYSCDQCLKRFSRSFSLKTHMKIHSGEKPYRCDQCLRRFRRSSTLKYHMKTHSGEKP; translated from the exons ATGTTAACAAATATGTCACTGTGCTGCCCAACTTTGGAAGAACAGCTTTCGTCCATAATTGACGTACTTGCGAAAGCTGCTGTATCAGAAATTAGCCAACTGTTCTCGGAAGGCTCGGCTACCCTTCGATTACAAATAACTCGGagcctgaaagaaaacaaagcgctgaggatgaggatgaaggtGATGAGGAGTGAGCTGTTTTCTTTGCGGCTTCAAACGAGATCAAATGCATCGTGTGCGGCCATTCGTTTGGCCCTGGTTCGAGCCAACACCTGCAAACCAGAGATTAAATCACTGGGAAatg ATGACTGCAGTGACTTTGGAGACCGCAGCACACAGCGCGACGCCATCTCAGAGACTCTTTacacccctggctcctcccacatgtccagtcacagcgaggagctgaggaTCCTGAGTGTCtatggaaaaggggagggcccactggcgctgGACGGCAATGGCACACTCTTCAACTTGTCCGaactggaggccctgaactcgctgtctgcagaccacagcgtggccaagagcctggagcgcggcgaggaGCTGGTCCACCGTGAGGAGCTGactgtgcag cagcagaccccagacaccattttaatcaaggatgaagaggatattggtggaggcatgccagctgtag AAAACTGCGCTGAATTTGGAGACTGCAGCACACAGCACAGCGCCACCTTAGAtagtctgcatgtggacgctcctggctcctcccacatgtcaagtGACAATATggagctgcggatcctgagTGTCTTTGGAAAAGGGGAGGACCCACTGGCGGTTGATGGCCATGACAACCTCTTCACCGCGTTCGGACCTGAGGCTCTGAGCTCGCTGTCCGTAGAACACAGCGTGGcaaagagcctggagcgcggcgagcagctggtccactgtGAGGAGCTGACCGGGCATCGGGGCGGCGGCAAGGACCGGCCCGGTGTGTTGTCTGGAGAGGTGTGTTGTCATTTCCACAATGGCGAGAAGCCGTACGAGTgcgaccaatgcacgaagcgcttccaACTGAAAGGcagcctgaagatccacatgaggactcactccggggagaagccctacagttgtgaccaatgcgtgaagcgcttcagtcagagctctcacctgaagatccacatgaggactcactccggggagaagccctacaggtgtgaccaatgcgtgaagAGCTTCAGTCAGACCTCCGAcctgaaggtccacatgaggactcactccggggagaagccttacaggtgtgaccaatgcttGAAGCACTTCAGTACGAGCTCCtacctgaagagccacatgaagattcactccggggagaagccatacaggtgtgaccaatgctcAAGGCGCTTCAAACTGAAAGGCAGCCtaaagatccacatgaggactcactccggggagaagccctacagttgtgaccaatgcgtgaagcgcttcagtcagagctctcacctgaagatccacatgaggactcactccggggagaagccctacaggtgtgaccaatgcgtgaagAGCTTCCGTCAGACCTCCGAcctgaaggtccacatgaggactcactccggggagaagccttacaggtgtgaccaatgctcAAGGCGCTTCAGACGGAGCtctcacctgaagagccacatgaggactcactccagggagaagccctacaggtgtgaccaatgcgtgaagTGCTTCGGTCAGACCTCCGAcctgaaggtccacatgaggactcactccg agAAGCCTTACAGTTGTGACCAATGCttgaagcgcttcagtcggaGCTTCAGCCTGAAGACCCACATGAAgattcactccggggagaagccctacaggtgtgaccaatgcttAAGGCGCTTCAGACGGAGCTCCACTCTGAAGTACCACATGaagactcactccggggagaagccctga